A single Xylanimonas cellulosilytica DSM 15894 DNA region contains:
- a CDS encoding beta-galactosidase, protein MDRLTAELGLLYGGDYNPEQWDPSVWREDARLMREAGVNLVTVGVFSWARYEPEPGVRDFAWLDEVLDVLQAHGIAVDLATPTASPPPWLGIDHPETLPVDRDGVRLVAGSRNQFAPSSRVYREAALAITCDLAARYARHPAVRMWHVGNEYGQVDFGDEAAREFRAWLHDRYGSIDALNEAWGTAFWSQRYRDFEDVLPPRRAPYLVNPTQALDFRRFTSDELLACYREQHAALREAGVTAPITTNFMGFFPGADYWRWADAVDVVADDQYPDHADPRSPADAALVQDLMRGLGGGAPWLLLEQAAGATSWREHNLPKSPERMRLDSLQAVARGADGVCFFQWRASTAGAERFHSAMLPHAGPDTAVHRGVRRLGTDLARLHPVIGSRVAARTALLFDWESWWAAEEPGRITERLRTLDQVRAYYRPLWDRGVAVDVVRPGAALDAYDVVVVPQTYLLDDDAATSLRAAAEGGACVVVGPMTGVADRNAHVLPGRFPVRLADVLGVSGEEWVALPDGGVPVTGALVTGTPGKGSAHTHAELLRADDAEVLSRFADGHLAGAPAVTRRDVPGGGAAWYVGAVLDEPLLAAVLDDALTRAGVPAAVPGAVGLDDVEAVVRGDVVFLLNRGGETARVAVPGTWTDLLTGDDVIDVVDLPPHDAAVLHPAQPRNQGTGDDEVH, encoded by the coding sequence ATGGACCGCCTCACCGCGGAACTCGGCCTGCTGTACGGGGGCGACTACAACCCCGAGCAGTGGGACCCGTCGGTGTGGCGCGAGGATGCCAGGCTCATGCGCGAGGCGGGCGTGAACCTCGTGACCGTCGGCGTCTTCTCCTGGGCGCGCTACGAGCCCGAACCCGGTGTGCGCGACTTCGCGTGGCTCGACGAGGTGCTCGACGTGCTGCAGGCGCACGGCATCGCCGTCGACCTGGCGACCCCGACGGCGTCGCCGCCGCCGTGGCTGGGCATCGACCACCCCGAGACCTTGCCCGTGGACCGCGACGGCGTGCGCCTGGTGGCGGGGTCCCGCAACCAGTTCGCCCCGTCGTCGCGCGTGTACCGCGAGGCGGCCCTGGCCATCACGTGCGACCTCGCCGCCCGCTACGCCCGGCACCCCGCGGTGCGCATGTGGCACGTCGGGAACGAGTACGGGCAGGTCGACTTCGGTGACGAGGCTGCGCGGGAGTTCCGCGCCTGGCTGCACGACCGCTACGGCAGCATCGACGCGCTCAACGAGGCGTGGGGCACGGCCTTCTGGTCCCAGCGGTACCGCGACTTCGAGGACGTGCTGCCGCCGCGCCGTGCGCCGTACCTGGTCAACCCCACGCAGGCGCTCGACTTCCGGCGCTTCACCTCCGACGAGCTGCTGGCCTGCTACCGCGAGCAGCACGCCGCGCTGCGCGAGGCGGGGGTCACCGCGCCGATCACCACCAACTTCATGGGCTTCTTCCCGGGTGCGGACTACTGGCGGTGGGCGGATGCGGTCGACGTCGTCGCCGACGACCAGTACCCCGACCACGCCGACCCCCGCTCGCCGGCCGATGCCGCGCTCGTCCAGGACCTCATGCGCGGGCTCGGCGGGGGTGCGCCCTGGCTGCTGCTCGAACAGGCCGCCGGGGCGACGTCGTGGCGGGAGCACAACCTGCCCAAGTCGCCGGAGCGGATGCGCCTCGACTCGCTGCAGGCCGTGGCCCGCGGCGCGGACGGCGTCTGCTTCTTCCAGTGGCGGGCCTCGACGGCCGGGGCCGAGCGGTTCCACTCGGCGATGCTGCCGCACGCCGGCCCGGACACGGCGGTGCACCGCGGGGTCCGCCGCCTGGGCACCGACCTCGCCCGCCTGCACCCGGTGATCGGCTCCCGCGTGGCGGCCCGCACCGCGCTGCTGTTCGACTGGGAGTCGTGGTGGGCCGCGGAGGAGCCCGGCCGCATCACCGAGCGGTTGCGCACCCTCGACCAGGTCCGCGCGTACTACCGCCCGCTGTGGGACCGCGGTGTCGCCGTCGACGTCGTGCGGCCCGGTGCCGCCCTCGACGCGTACGACGTCGTCGTCGTCCCGCAGACCTATCTGCTCGACGACGACGCCGCGACGTCGCTGCGGGCCGCGGCCGAGGGCGGCGCCTGCGTCGTCGTCGGGCCGATGACCGGGGTCGCGGACCGCAACGCGCACGTGCTGCCGGGCCGGTTCCCCGTACGGCTCGCGGACGTGCTCGGCGTCAGCGGCGAGGAGTGGGTCGCGTTGCCCGACGGCGGCGTGCCGGTCACGGGCGCACTGGTCACGGGCACGCCGGGCAAGGGGAGCGCGCACACCCACGCCGAGCTGCTGCGCGCCGACGACGCCGAGGTGCTCTCCCGCTTCGCCGACGGCCACCTCGCCGGGGCACCCGCGGTCACACGGCGCGACGTCCCCGGTGGCGGCGCGGCCTGGTACGTCGGCGCCGTCCTCGACGAGCCGCTGCTGGCGGCGGTGCTCGACGACGCGCTGACCCGCGCGGGCGTGCCCGCCGCGGTGCCCGGCGCCGTCGGGCTCGACGACGTCGAGGCCGTGGTCCGCGGCGACGTCGTCTTCCTCCTCAACCGGGGCGGGGAGACCGCGCGCGTCGCGGTGCCCGGCACCTGGACCGACCTGCTCACGGGCGACGACGTGATCGACGTCGTCGACCTGCCCCCGCACGACGCCGCGGTGCTGCACCCGGCCCAGCCACGGAACCAAGGAACGGGTGACGATGAAGTTCACTGA
- the yicI gene encoding alpha-xylosidase has protein sequence MKFTDGYWKARRGVTPLYAVEVDDVRVDEAAGTMTVFAPTTRIRHRGDTLNRPMLTVDLSAPAPGVVKVRITHHAGAAERGPRFPVAAREGYAPILKLDDAEGVLDADGLTVRVRRTGPWRIEFEQDGRPLTSSLPKSVGYLTSDGTGPLPAGSWVHEQLTLDPGESVYGLGERFGAFVKNGQEVDVWNEDGGTSSEQAYKNVPFYLSSKGYGVFVAHTEKVSFEVGSEVNTRTQFSVAGQSLEYYVIAGPTPKDVLRRYTALTGRPARVPAWSFGLWLSTSFTTSYDEATVTSFIDGMREREIPLSVFHFDCFWMREYQWCDFEWDPRVFPDPVGMLARLHERGLKVCVWINPYIGQRSPLFAEGAAKGYLLQTAAGGVWQWDQWQAGMGLVDFTNPEATAWYVSKLERLIDQGVDTFKTDFGERIPVDDVVWHDGSDPQRMHNYYTQLYNEAVFGLLERRRGTGDAVLFARSATAGGQRLPVHWGGDNDSTYASMAETLRGGLSLALSGFGYWSHDIGGFEGTPDAGVFKRWLPFGLLSSHSRLHGNTSYRVPWAFDDEAVDVARRFTRLKLSLMPYLARLAEEAHTDGTPMLRPMVLEFPDDRGAHPVDTQFMLGDALLVAPVFGAAGDVEVYVPEGTWTSLLDGSTVTGPRWVRETHGYGSLPLYVRPGTVLPVGARDDAPEYAWADGVTLHAFELPDGFDQSVTVPGGTGAPATFRVRRTGDRVTACTDDAAGAWGLRAGAWFVRSEGPGELGIGLTADDDAGADDAAAGSADAVEVSTGAATGSAAAAASTDAEEATR, from the coding sequence ATGAAGTTCACTGACGGCTACTGGAAGGCGCGCCGCGGCGTGACGCCGCTCTACGCGGTGGAGGTCGACGACGTCCGCGTCGACGAGGCCGCCGGGACCATGACCGTGTTCGCGCCGACCACCCGCATCCGCCACCGCGGCGACACGCTCAACCGCCCGATGCTGACCGTCGACCTGTCGGCGCCCGCCCCGGGCGTCGTAAAGGTGCGCATCACGCACCACGCGGGGGCGGCCGAACGGGGCCCACGCTTCCCGGTCGCGGCGCGGGAGGGCTACGCACCGATCCTCAAGCTCGACGACGCCGAGGGGGTTCTCGACGCCGACGGCCTGACGGTGCGTGTGCGGCGCACGGGCCCGTGGCGCATCGAGTTCGAGCAGGACGGCCGCCCGCTGACCTCCTCGCTGCCCAAGTCGGTGGGCTACCTGACCTCCGACGGCACGGGGCCGCTGCCCGCGGGCTCGTGGGTGCACGAGCAGCTCACGCTCGACCCGGGGGAGAGCGTCTACGGGCTGGGCGAGCGGTTCGGCGCGTTCGTCAAGAACGGGCAGGAGGTCGACGTCTGGAACGAGGACGGCGGCACCTCCAGCGAGCAGGCGTACAAGAACGTGCCGTTCTACCTGTCCTCGAAGGGGTACGGCGTCTTCGTCGCCCACACCGAGAAGGTCTCGTTCGAGGTGGGTTCCGAGGTCAACACCCGCACCCAGTTCTCGGTCGCCGGGCAGTCCCTCGAGTACTACGTGATCGCCGGCCCCACGCCCAAGGACGTGCTGCGCCGCTACACCGCGCTGACCGGGCGGCCGGCCCGCGTGCCCGCGTGGTCGTTCGGCCTGTGGCTGTCGACGTCGTTCACGACGTCGTACGACGAGGCGACCGTCACGAGCTTCATCGACGGGATGCGCGAGCGGGAGATCCCGCTGTCGGTGTTCCACTTCGACTGCTTCTGGATGCGCGAGTACCAGTGGTGCGACTTCGAGTGGGACCCGCGCGTCTTCCCCGACCCGGTGGGCATGCTCGCCCGGCTGCACGAGCGAGGCCTCAAGGTCTGCGTGTGGATCAACCCCTACATCGGGCAGCGGTCGCCGCTGTTCGCCGAGGGTGCCGCAAAGGGCTACCTGCTCCAGACGGCCGCCGGCGGCGTGTGGCAGTGGGACCAGTGGCAGGCCGGCATGGGGCTGGTGGACTTCACCAACCCCGAGGCCACCGCCTGGTACGTCTCGAAGCTCGAACGGCTCATCGACCAGGGCGTCGACACCTTCAAGACCGACTTCGGCGAGCGCATCCCGGTCGACGACGTCGTCTGGCACGACGGGTCGGACCCGCAGCGGATGCACAATTACTACACGCAGCTCTACAACGAGGCCGTCTTCGGGCTGCTGGAGCGGCGGCGCGGCACGGGCGACGCCGTGCTGTTCGCCCGGTCCGCGACCGCGGGCGGGCAGCGGCTGCCCGTGCACTGGGGCGGCGACAACGACTCGACCTACGCGTCGATGGCCGAGACGCTGCGCGGCGGGCTCTCGCTCGCGCTGTCCGGTTTCGGGTACTGGTCGCACGACATCGGCGGGTTCGAGGGCACCCCGGACGCCGGGGTGTTCAAGCGGTGGCTGCCGTTCGGCCTGCTGTCTTCGCACTCGCGCCTGCACGGCAACACCTCCTACCGGGTGCCGTGGGCGTTCGACGACGAGGCCGTGGACGTGGCCCGGCGCTTCACCCGGCTCAAGCTCTCGCTCATGCCCTACCTCGCCCGGCTGGCCGAGGAGGCGCACACCGACGGCACCCCGATGCTGCGCCCGATGGTCCTGGAGTTTCCGGACGACCGGGGCGCGCACCCCGTGGACACGCAGTTCATGCTGGGCGACGCGCTCCTGGTCGCCCCCGTGTTCGGCGCGGCCGGCGACGTCGAGGTGTACGTGCCCGAGGGCACGTGGACGTCGCTGCTCGACGGGTCGACCGTGACCGGGCCGCGGTGGGTGCGCGAGACGCACGGCTACGGTTCGCTCCCGCTGTACGTGCGCCCCGGCACCGTGCTGCCGGTCGGCGCCCGCGACGACGCCCCCGAGTACGCCTGGGCCGACGGCGTCACCCTGCACGCCTTCGAGCTGCCGGACGGGTTCGACCAGTCCGTCACCGTCCCGGGCGGCACCGGGGCGCCGGCCACGTTCCGCGTCCGGCGCACGGGCGACCGCGTGACCGCCTGCACCGACGACGCGGCCGGTGCGTGGGGCCTGCGCGCCGGGGCGTGGTTCGTGCGGTCCGAGGGCCCGGGCGAGCTCGGCATCGGGCTCACGGCCGACGACGACGCGGGGGCCGACGACGCCGCCGCGGGTTCCGCCGACGCGGTCGAAGTTTCCACCGGCGCCGCCACGGGTTCCGCCGCCGCCGCGGCTTCCACCGACGCCGAGGAGGCGACCCGATGA